In Maridesulfovibrio sp., a single genomic region encodes these proteins:
- the pstB gene encoding phosphate ABC transporter ATP-binding protein PstB: MGQAVKIASKNLDFYYGDFKALEGIDMAFEENRVTALIGPSGCGKSTFLRCLNRMNDLIPGTRVDGALTLDDEDIYAQGLDVVTLRRRVGMVFQKPNPFPKSIFENVAYGLRVNGISDKEFIARKVEESLKGGALWDEVKDRLHSSALGLSGGQQQRLCIARALAVEPEVLLMDEPASALDPIATQKIEDLIHELKVKFTIIIVTHSMQQAARVSDQTAFFYMGRLIEVGSTETMFTKPKNKQTEDYITGRFG, translated from the coding sequence ATGGGGCAAGCTGTTAAAATCGCTTCCAAAAACCTCGATTTTTACTATGGGGACTTCAAGGCGCTTGAAGGCATAGACATGGCTTTTGAAGAAAACAGGGTCACAGCGTTGATCGGGCCTTCCGGGTGCGGAAAAAGTACCTTTCTGCGCTGTCTTAACAGAATGAACGATCTTATCCCCGGAACCAGGGTGGACGGCGCACTTACCCTTGACGATGAAGATATTTACGCACAGGGACTTGATGTTGTCACACTCCGTCGGCGCGTGGGGATGGTTTTTCAGAAGCCGAACCCTTTCCCGAAGTCCATTTTTGAAAATGTCGCATACGGTTTGCGCGTAAACGGCATCAGTGACAAGGAGTTCATTGCCCGTAAGGTTGAGGAAAGCCTCAAGGGCGGCGCTCTTTGGGACGAAGTCAAGGATCGCCTCCATTCATCGGCCCTCGGGCTGTCCGGCGGGCAGCAGCAGCGTCTGTGCATTGCCCGCGCTCTGGCTGTTGAACCGGAAGTGCTGCTCATGGATGAACCTGCTTCGGCTCTGGACCCGATCGCAACCCAGAAGATCGAGGATCTCATTCACGAGCTGAAAGTTAAATTTACCATCATCATAGTTACTCACAGTATGCAGCAGGCAGCGCGAGTATCCGATCAGACTGCTTTTTTCTATATGGGCAGACTGATAGAGGTGGGCAGCACGGAAACAATGTTCACCAAACCCAAAAACAAGCAGACTGAAGATTACATAACCGGACGTTTCGGTTAG
- the phoU gene encoding phosphate signaling complex protein PhoU has translation MEHRAHFTKKMDDLKVQVLRMSSMAETAMHNAVKALGDCNAELAEDVIMNDIKINELECELDKFNIELLALDQPMARDLRFIVGSMRISSNLERIGDEAVNLAHRAVFLSTRPPLPFNQLLEKMSNVTREMVSMAVKSFADEDHDLASKVCGMDNEADSLNLRILKGLIENMVTETRIVERGVHLIMSANHLERIADQATNIAESVIFITQGVNIKHQCRG, from the coding sequence ATGGAGCATCGCGCTCACTTTACTAAAAAAATGGACGACCTGAAGGTTCAGGTCCTGCGTATGTCCAGCATGGCTGAAACGGCCATGCACAACGCCGTCAAGGCCCTGGGCGATTGCAATGCAGAGCTGGCTGAGGATGTCATAATGAATGACATCAAGATCAACGAGCTTGAATGCGAGCTTGATAAATTCAACATCGAACTGCTCGCTCTGGACCAGCCCATGGCCAGAGACCTCCGGTTTATTGTCGGCTCCATGCGCATCAGCAGCAACCTTGAACGTATCGGCGACGAAGCGGTGAACCTTGCGCACAGGGCCGTCTTTCTGAGCACCCGGCCTCCTTTGCCTTTCAATCAGCTGCTGGAGAAGATGTCCAACGTTACCCGCGAGATGGTCAGCATGGCGGTCAAATCATTTGCGGACGAAGATCATGACCTGGCATCAAAGGTTTGCGGAATGGATAATGAAGCGGACAGCCTGAACCTGCGTATTCTCAAGGGATTGATCGAAAACATGGTGACGGAAACCAGAATAGTAGAGCGCGGTGTGCACCTCATCATGTCCGCCAATCATCTGGAGCGTATCGCTGATCAGGCTACCAATATTGCCGAATCGGTTATTTTCATCACTCAGGGCGTTAATATTAAGCATCAATGCCGTGGTTAA